The proteins below are encoded in one region of Periplaneta americana isolate PAMFEO1 chromosome 11, P.americana_PAMFEO1_priV1, whole genome shotgun sequence:
- the LOC138709056 gene encoding leucine-rich repeat-containing protein 4B-like isoform X1, whose protein sequence is MILLLLFWTTTAVIWTTVASECDVITSCFKIRGCGPVFYNCSGENIPRLSDSYFSAYDTIDTIRHLTINDAQLSEIDSDFFLRKNILRHLNLSRNLLDSLDSEVFVSLNNLIILDLSHNRLTYINSVLFSGQTELQELILSYNRLTTFNESILFANQSQLLRLDLSRNQIAFLTHNLFVPLTKLENLILTGNKITHFDEWQLYPLRSLRKFCVNENELHCNCEIIHLVWLLGLKNVSNVEVTCRNSTTGNEINLLDADFDTFCNKPDFTTMKIPSDLLETENKFSDSWDNIKKDIIIYVLSSLIAIFFLVLMLWKIKVCYHEGLFFSRRLNTSYDNVLPNHEYYYEEVGVAANSITPVNLSSLPVRSNVPTVGPPLNPSTERSQKRVNVTVQYDDVGNDRISNINGYDYVTQGETVLRDRDSAYIVPP, encoded by the coding sequence ATGATACTTCTGCTGTTATTCTGGACTACGACTGCTGTTATTTGGACAACTGTTGCATCTGAATGCGATGTGATAACATCCTGCTTCAAAATACGTGGTTGTGGTCCCGTATTCTATAACTGCAGTGGCGAAAATATTCCAAGACTCAGCGACAGCTACTTCTCAGCATACGACACTATCGACACGATCAGACATCTTACTATTAATGATGCGCAATTATCAGAGATAGACAGTGATTTTTTCTTAAGAAAGAACATTTTAAGACACTTAAATTTGTCAAGAAACTTATTGGACTCGCTAGACTCTGAAGTATTCGTCTCTCTgaataatctaataattttagATCTGTCCCACAATCGATTAACGTACATTAATTCTGTGTTGTTTTCTGGACAAACTGAATTACAAGAATTGATATTATCTTACAACAGACTCACCACATTCAATGAATCAATTTTATTCGCTAATCAGTCACAGCTTTTACGTTTGGACTTATCCCGTAATCAGATCGCATTCTTAACACATAATCTATTTGTCCCTCTAACCAAATTAGAAAATTTGATACTTACTGGAAACAAAATTACACATTTTGATGAGTGGCAATTGTATCCCCTTCGCTCCCTGAGGAAATTTTGtgtaaatgaaaatgaattgCACTGTAATTGTGAAATTATTCATTTAGTGTGGTTATTAGGCCTAAAGAACGTAAGTAATGTTGAAGTTACATGCAGGAATTCTACTACGGGGAATGAAATTAACTTGCTTGATGCTGATTTCGACACATTTTGCAACAAACCTGATTTCACAACAATGAAAATACCATCAGACTTGTTAGAAACAGAGAATAAATTTTCCGATTCATGGGATAATATCAAGaaagatattattatttatgtactgtCGTCATTGATTGCTATATTCTTTCTGGTTTTGATGTTGTGGAAAATTAAAGTATGTTACCACGAGGGATTATTTTTCTCGCGTAGACTAAACACAAGTTATGACAATGTACTGCCAAATCACGAATATTATTACGAAGAAGTGGGTGTGGCAGCAAACTCAATTACCCCAGTCAACTTATCTTCGCTGCCAGTTAGATCAAATGTACCAACAGTTGGACCACCTCTCAATCCGTCTACAGAGAGATCCCAAAAGCGAGTTAATGTAACTGTGCAATACGACGATGTTGGTAATGACAGAATATCAAATATAAACGGATACGATTATGTCACACAAGGCGAAACTGTGTTAAGGGACAGAGATTCCGCATATATAGTGCCACCATaa